The following coding sequences are from one uncultured Desulfobacter sp. window:
- the tolB gene encoding Tol-Pal system beta propeller repeat protein TolB, translating into MKQGSGSRMLNKIVWGMAFMILLSVRAQAKDYDYISISNPFLNKTPVAVTAFKCFNGHEAEVAAGVQAEQILKAGLDFTGYLKIMDPMAFLADPAQSGIQLGQINFKDWTGIGAELLVTGGVEEFGGQVKLQLRLMDTFNTKLLVGKIYTGPATQVRGMVHRFCAEVAKALTGNFGVFGSKIVFVSTTSGNKEIYSCDFDGFNPRQITHHKSISLSPAWSHDGRWIAYVSYAKGKPDIFIKNLRDNLGAIVNYKGINISPDWMPTKLNLAATLSFSGDQEIYLLTRKGEIIKRVTKSWGSNVSPKFSPDGKKIAFTSSRSGNPQIYIQGLDSEEARRITFSGKYNTSPAWSPDGKKIAYVGIEKNKINIFVISVEPHIGNPVQLTADQGDNEDPCWSPDGSLIVFKSNRNSGKAHLFVMTAAGTDQRQLLSMSGVQSEPDWSNDNGFSTE; encoded by the coding sequence ATGAAACAAGGAAGCGGTTCTCGTATGCTGAACAAGATTGTCTGGGGAATGGCATTTATGATTCTTCTGTCGGTGCGGGCCCAGGCCAAGGATTATGATTATATCAGTATCTCAAACCCTTTTTTAAATAAAACACCTGTGGCGGTGACTGCGTTCAAGTGTTTCAACGGTCATGAGGCCGAGGTTGCTGCAGGCGTTCAGGCGGAACAAATTCTGAAAGCCGGGCTTGATTTCACCGGCTATCTGAAAATTATGGACCCAATGGCCTTTTTAGCCGATCCTGCGCAATCAGGTATCCAACTGGGGCAGATCAATTTTAAGGACTGGACCGGCATCGGGGCGGAACTGTTGGTTACAGGCGGGGTGGAAGAGTTTGGCGGACAGGTCAAATTGCAGCTTCGCCTGATGGATACCTTTAATACAAAACTTCTGGTGGGGAAAATATACACGGGCCCGGCGACCCAGGTCCGGGGCATGGTGCATCGGTTCTGTGCGGAAGTCGCCAAAGCGCTGACCGGTAATTTCGGGGTTTTTGGGTCAAAAATCGTCTTTGTTTCCACCACCAGTGGGAATAAAGAGATTTATTCCTGCGACTTTGACGGATTTAATCCCCGACAGATCACACACCATAAAAGCATTTCATTGTCTCCGGCCTGGTCCCACGACGGCCGGTGGATTGCCTATGTCTCATATGCCAAGGGAAAGCCTGATATCTTTATCAAAAATCTCAGGGATAATCTGGGCGCCATTGTCAATTATAAAGGGATTAATATCTCCCCGGACTGGATGCCCACAAAGCTTAATCTGGCGGCGACCTTAAGTTTTTCAGGGGACCAGGAAATATATTTGTTGACCCGCAAAGGAGAAATTATTAAAAGAGTGACCAAAAGTTGGGGATCTAATGTGTCGCCTAAATTTTCCCCGGACGGAAAAAAGATCGCCTTTACTTCATCCCGGTCCGGCAATCCACAAATTTATATTCAGGGGCTGGATTCGGAAGAGGCCCGGCGCATAACATTTTCCGGAAAATATAATACCAGCCCGGCCTGGTCCCCGGACGGAAAAAAGATCGCCTATGTGGGAATTGAAAAAAATAAAATTAATATTTTTGTGATATCTGTTGAGCCGCACATTGGTAATCCGGTGCAGTTGACCGCAGACCAGGGCGATAATGAAGATCCCTGCTGGTCTCCTGACGGCAGCCTGATTGTGTTTAAATCCAATAGAAACAGTGGAAAGGCGCATCTGTTTGTCATGACCGCAGCCGGTACGGATCAGCGGCAGCTTCTTTCCATGTCCGGCGTCCAGAGTGAACCGGATTGGTCAAATGATAACGGGTTTTCAACCGAGTAA